In one window of Rhizobium sp. ACO-34A DNA:
- a CDS encoding NAD-dependent dehydratase produces the protein MKIAVMGGDGFVGWPTSLHLSDAGHDVHILDNLSRRWIDTELGVQSLTPMDSIQERTRIWHAETGRRIHFNLIDLAKDYELLKKWLAEERPDAIIHFAEQRAAPYSMKSDRHKNYTVNNNVSATHNLLNALVEIGLDAHLVHLGTMGVYGYSTVGAAIPEGYLPVGIETTEGETVSQEILYPANPGSIYHMTKCLDQLLFQFYAKNDGLRITDLHQGIVWGTHTEQTRRHPQLVNRFDYDGDYGTVLNRFLIQAAIGYPLTVHGTGGQTRAFIHIQDSVRCIEIALNNPPARGSRVEIFNQMTETHRVRDLAEMIAKLSGADIAWLPNPRKEAAENDLIVKNEKFLGLGLEPITLKGGLLEEIVDVAKKFAYRVDRSRVPAVSAWTKDIARTINRDPEGKKLKSVS, from the coding sequence ATGAAGATTGCAGTCATGGGCGGGGATGGTTTCGTTGGTTGGCCTACTTCATTGCACCTTTCCGATGCCGGCCACGACGTTCATATCCTCGATAACCTGTCTCGCCGATGGATCGATACCGAACTCGGTGTTCAGTCCCTGACGCCGATGGATTCCATTCAGGAACGCACCCGTATCTGGCATGCGGAAACCGGCCGGCGGATCCATTTCAACCTCATCGACCTCGCCAAGGACTATGAGCTTCTGAAGAAGTGGCTGGCCGAAGAGCGGCCCGATGCGATCATCCATTTCGCCGAACAGCGCGCCGCTCCCTATTCGATGAAGAGCGACCGGCACAAGAACTACACGGTCAACAACAACGTTTCGGCGACCCACAATCTGCTCAATGCTCTGGTGGAAATCGGGCTCGACGCGCATCTGGTCCATCTCGGCACAATGGGCGTCTATGGGTATTCGACCGTTGGCGCGGCCATTCCCGAAGGCTATCTGCCGGTCGGGATCGAAACGACCGAAGGCGAGACAGTTTCGCAGGAGATCCTCTATCCGGCCAATCCGGGCTCGATCTATCACATGACGAAGTGCCTCGATCAGCTGCTTTTCCAGTTTTACGCGAAGAACGATGGTCTGAGGATCACCGACCTGCATCAGGGCATCGTCTGGGGCACCCATACGGAACAGACCCGCCGTCATCCGCAACTCGTCAACCGCTTCGACTATGACGGCGACTACGGCACGGTCTTGAACCGCTTCCTGATCCAGGCAGCAATCGGCTACCCGCTGACGGTGCATGGCACCGGCGGCCAGACCCGCGCCTTCATCCATATCCAGGATTCGGTTCGCTGCATCGAGATTGCGCTGAACAATCCGCCGGCGCGCGGGTCACGGGTCGAGATCTTCAACCAGATGACGGAAACGCACCGGGTGCGGGATCTCGCGGAGATGATCGCCAAGCTTTCGGGCGCCGATATCGCGTGGCTGCCCAATCCGCGCAAGGAAGCGGCGGAAAACGACCTCATCGTGAAGAACGAGAAGTTCCTCGGTCTCGGTCTGGAGCCGATAACGCTCAAGGGTGGGTTGCTGGAGGAAATCGTCGATGTCGCGAAGAAATTCGCCTACCGCGTCGACCGGTCCCGCGTGCCGGCGGTTTCCGCCTGGACCAAGGATATCGCGCGGACGATCAATCGTGATCCGGAGGGCAAGAAGCTGAAATCGGTGTCATGA
- a CDS encoding protein TolR — translation MGMSVGSSGGGGGRRGRRGGRKAPMSEINVTPLVDVMLVLLIIFMVAAPMMTVGVPLDLPKTGAKALNSETQPITVSIKADGSVFLQESPIATDEIAAKLAAIATTGYTERIFVRGDGAAPYGVIADVMARMQTAGYTNIGLVTEQKTDN, via the coding sequence ATGGGTATGTCTGTTGGATCGAGCGGTGGCGGCGGCGGACGTCGTGGCAGGCGCGGCGGCCGCAAGGCACCAATGAGCGAGATCAACGTGACGCCGCTCGTCGACGTCATGCTCGTGCTGCTCATCATCTTCATGGTCGCCGCCCCGATGATGACCGTGGGCGTGCCACTGGATCTGCCCAAGACAGGCGCCAAGGCTCTCAATTCCGAAACGCAGCCCATCACGGTTTCGATCAAGGCCGATGGCTCGGTATTCCTGCAGGAATCCCCGATCGCAACGGATGAGATTGCAGCCAAGCTCGCCGCCATTGCCACCACCGGCTACACCGAACGCATCTTTGTACGTGGCGATGGCGCGGCTCCTTACGGCGTTATCGCCGACGTGATGGCACGTATGCAGACCGCAGGCTACACGAATATCGGCCTGGTGACTGAGCAGAAAACGGATAACTGA
- a CDS encoding damage-inducible protein DinB yields the protein MTDPVDPCRVFRKLARNNALANLRLHDAVARLQPGEFEAERISFFPSIRATLNHILVVDWFYVDALEGGTLGPKAWEDEIPFPERQALLLAQADVDHRLLAFCDGLGPEDLARTVDVHRGTRIQQDRCDDILSHLFQHQTHHRGQVHAMLAGTSIRPPQLDEFIVGDDAQARKNEMNALEWNENDLMR from the coding sequence ATGACGGATCCTGTCGACCCATGCCGCGTATTTCGAAAACTCGCACGCAACAATGCACTGGCCAATCTCAGGCTGCATGATGCGGTGGCGCGTCTTCAACCCGGAGAATTCGAGGCGGAACGCATCAGCTTCTTCCCCTCCATTCGGGCCACGCTCAACCACATCCTCGTGGTGGACTGGTTTTATGTCGACGCGCTGGAAGGCGGAACGCTCGGACCGAAGGCATGGGAAGACGAAATACCCTTTCCCGAACGACAGGCGCTCTTATTAGCACAAGCCGATGTCGACCACCGGTTGCTCGCATTCTGTGACGGCCTGGGGCCGGAAGACCTCGCACGAACGGTCGATGTTCACCGTGGCACGCGCATCCAGCAGGACCGCTGCGACGACATCCTGAGCCATCTCTTCCAGCACCAGACCCACCATCGCGGACAGGTGCATGCCATGCTCGCCGGCACCAGCATCAGGCCTCCGCAACTGGATGAGTTCATCGTGGGAGACGATGCACAGGCGCGGAAAAACGAGATGAATGCGCTCGAATGGAACGAAAACGATCTGATGCGATGA
- a CDS encoding UDP-glucose 4-epimerase produces MKVLVSGGTGLVGRYIVEDLLASGYSVVIGARHPPAEGLFSRSVEFRPLSLDPQEDQAHAFDDAYFFIHAAFDHLPGKYRGGEGGDPDRFRRLNLDGSIRLFETARQAGVRRVVFLSSRAVYDGLAAETALAEEQFLQPSSLYGEVKLLAERVLADLAAPGFVTSSLRVTGVYGEARPNKWDALFADYLAGREVPERAGSEVHGRDVGQAVRLMLSTEAAKVSGQFFNVSDVVVDSRDILDIFQSVTQCPRLLPAPAPADKVAVRTMPVEKITALGWKPGGWPLFENTVHLLAGSY; encoded by the coding sequence ATGAAAGTTCTGGTATCCGGCGGAACGGGGCTGGTCGGGCGCTATATCGTCGAAGACCTGCTTGCCTCAGGCTATTCGGTCGTCATCGGCGCGCGTCATCCGCCGGCGGAAGGGCTGTTTTCGCGGTCTGTCGAATTTCGTCCGCTGTCGCTCGATCCGCAGGAAGACCAGGCCCATGCTTTCGACGATGCCTATTTCTTCATTCATGCGGCCTTCGACCATCTGCCCGGCAAGTATCGGGGCGGGGAGGGCGGTGATCCCGACCGGTTTCGCCGGCTCAATCTCGATGGCTCCATCCGTCTGTTCGAGACGGCGAGGCAGGCTGGTGTCCGGCGCGTGGTCTTCCTTTCCAGCCGGGCTGTCTATGACGGGCTTGCAGCCGAAACTGCGCTGGCCGAGGAGCAGTTTCTGCAGCCGAGCAGTCTCTATGGCGAGGTGAAGCTTCTGGCCGAGCGAGTGCTGGCCGATCTTGCCGCGCCCGGTTTTGTGACCTCGAGCCTGAGGGTGACGGGCGTTTATGGCGAAGCCCGGCCGAACAAGTGGGATGCGCTTTTCGCGGATTATCTCGCGGGGCGGGAGGTGCCGGAACGGGCCGGCTCGGAGGTCCATGGCCGTGACGTGGGACAGGCGGTTCGACTGATGCTGTCCACCGAGGCGGCGAAGGTCAGCGGCCAGTTCTTCAATGTTTCCGATGTCGTGGTGGATTCCCGCGATATTCTCGATATCTTCCAGTCGGTTACCCAATGTCCGCGGCTCTTGCCCGCGCCCGCGCCCGCGGACAAGGTGGCCGTCAGGACAATGCCGGTCGAGAAGATCACGGCGCTTGGCTGGAAGCCGGGCGGGTGGCCTCTGTTCGAGAACACGGTTCACTTACTGGCCGGCAGTTATTGA
- a CDS encoding tol-pal system-associated acyl-CoA thioesterase codes for MTNMDFSLSGHLVEHGHRLVQRVYYEDTDFSGLVYHARYLHFLERGRTDYLRCLGVEQSALIGIDEEGLVFVVHRMEIDFKSPARMDDILEIRTTTTKAGGAKMVLEQEIRRGDDLLIAAKVVIAVVNRRGRPRRLPEDLAAQFLA; via the coding sequence ATGACGAATATGGATTTTTCCCTTTCCGGACACCTGGTGGAACACGGACACCGGCTCGTTCAGCGCGTCTATTACGAGGACACCGATTTTTCCGGTCTGGTCTATCACGCCCGTTACCTGCACTTCCTCGAGCGGGGTCGCACCGACTATCTTCGCTGCCTCGGTGTCGAGCAGAGCGCGCTGATCGGGATCGACGAGGAAGGCCTCGTTTTCGTCGTTCATCGCATGGAAATCGACTTCAAGTCGCCGGCCCGCATGGATGACATACTGGAAATCAGGACGACCACCACCAAGGCCGGCGGCGCCAAGATGGTGCTGGAACAGGAAATCCGGCGTGGCGATGACCTTCTGATCGCCGCAAAGGTTGTCATCGCCGTCGTCAACCGTCGAGGACGCCCCCGCCGGCTGCCGGAGGATCTCGCCGCGCAGTTCCTCGCCTGA
- a CDS encoding protein TolQ, which yields MEEVGLAAATHDVSLWALFMQAGFVVKLVMLGLLAASVWTWAIVIDKFMSYSRARRQFDQFEQVFWSGQSLEELYRTLAERSNTGLAAMFVAAMREWKKSFERGARSPIGLQMRIDRAMDVTLARESETLEARLASLATIGSAAPFVGLFGTVVGIMTSFQAIAGSKSTNLAVVAPGIAEALLATAIGLVAAIPAVIAYNKFSGEAGKLTARMEGFADEFSAILSRQIDEKLQPRQAAQ from the coding sequence ATGGAAGAAGTTGGATTGGCAGCAGCGACCCATGACGTGAGCCTCTGGGCCCTGTTCATGCAGGCCGGCTTCGTGGTGAAGCTCGTAATGCTGGGACTGCTCGCAGCCTCGGTATGGACCTGGGCGATCGTCATCGACAAGTTCATGAGCTACTCGCGGGCCCGCCGGCAGTTCGACCAGTTCGAACAGGTGTTCTGGTCCGGCCAGTCGCTAGAGGAACTCTACCGGACGCTGGCCGAGCGCAGCAATACCGGCCTTGCCGCGATGTTCGTGGCGGCCATGCGCGAATGGAAGAAGAGCTTCGAACGCGGCGCACGGTCGCCGATCGGTCTTCAGATGCGTATCGACCGTGCCATGGACGTGACGCTGGCGCGTGAGTCGGAAACGCTCGAAGCCCGGCTCGCATCGCTGGCCACCATCGGTTCGGCCGCCCCGTTCGTCGGTCTGTTCGGTACGGTTGTCGGTATCATGACCTCGTTCCAGGCGATTGCCGGTTCGAAGTCGACCAACCTCGCCGTCGTCGCCCCCGGTATCGCGGAAGCACTTCTGGCAACGGCAATCGGCCTCGTCGCCGCTATTCCCGCCGTTATCGCCTACAACAAGTTCTCCGGCGAAGCCGGCAAGCTGACCGCCCGCATGGAAGGCTTTGCCGACGAGTTCTCCGCCATTCTTTCGCGCCAGATCGACGAGAAACTGCAGCCCCGTCAGGCGGCGCAGTAA
- a CDS encoding Tol-Pal system beta propeller repeat protein TolB: MMKLNLLRYLAVVVGLAGAFATPAHAVVEININKGNVEPLPIAITDFASSNGIGAKISAVVEADLKRSGLFAPVSRAAFIEKISNPDQTPNMQSWTVLNAQALVVGRISQEGDGRLRAEFRLWDTVAGQQMTGQQFYTQPENWRRVAHIIADAIYERITGEKGYFDTRVVFVAESGSKADRKRQLAIMDQDGENVRTLTNSKDIVLTPRFSPSRQEITYMSFEGQQPRVYLLQLESGQREVVGNFPGMTFSPRFSPDGQRVIMSLQQDGNANIYTMDLRSRTTTRLTSTAAIDTSPSYSPDGNRIAFESDRGGRQQLYVMNADGSGQQRISFGDGSYSTPVWSPRGDLIAFTKQSGGKFSIGVMKTDGSGERILTTGFHNEGPTWAPNGRVLMFFRQSAGAGGPQLYSIDLTGYNEQLVKTPGYASDPAWSPLLE, translated from the coding sequence ATGATGAAACTCAATCTTCTTAGATATCTGGCGGTGGTCGTCGGCCTTGCCGGCGCCTTCGCCACACCGGCCCATGCGGTCGTCGAGATCAACATCAACAAGGGTAACGTCGAGCCGTTGCCGATCGCGATCACGGACTTCGCGTCCAGTAACGGCATCGGCGCCAAGATCTCGGCAGTCGTCGAGGCGGATCTCAAGCGTTCCGGCCTGTTCGCTCCGGTGAGCCGCGCCGCGTTCATCGAGAAGATCAGCAATCCGGACCAGACGCCGAACATGCAGAGCTGGACCGTGCTGAATGCCCAGGCGCTCGTCGTCGGCCGTATCAGCCAGGAAGGCGATGGACGGCTTCGCGCCGAGTTCCGCCTGTGGGATACCGTCGCCGGCCAGCAGATGACCGGCCAGCAGTTTTACACCCAGCCGGAAAACTGGCGTCGCGTCGCTCACATCATTGCCGATGCGATCTATGAGCGCATCACCGGTGAAAAGGGCTATTTCGACACCCGCGTGGTCTTCGTTGCCGAAAGCGGCTCCAAGGCCGACCGCAAGCGCCAGTTGGCCATCATGGACCAGGACGGTGAAAACGTCCGTACGCTGACCAACAGCAAGGACATCGTTCTGACGCCGCGCTTCTCGCCGAGCCGTCAGGAAATCACCTACATGTCCTTCGAAGGCCAGCAGCCGCGGGTTTACCTCCTGCAGCTCGAATCCGGCCAGCGCGAAGTCGTCGGCAACTTCCCCGGCATGACCTTCTCGCCGCGCTTCTCTCCCGATGGCCAGCGCGTCATCATGAGCCTGCAGCAGGACGGCAACGCCAACATCTACACGATGGACCTGCGCTCGCGCACCACGACGCGCCTGACCTCCACGGCTGCCATCGACACCTCGCCCTCCTACTCGCCGGATGGGAACCGCATCGCCTTCGAAAGCGACCGCGGCGGCCGCCAGCAGCTCTACGTGATGAACGCCGACGGCTCCGGCCAGCAGCGCATCTCCTTCGGCGACGGCTCCTACTCCACCCCGGTCTGGTCTCCGCGCGGCGATCTGATCGCCTTCACCAAGCAGTCCGGCGGCAAGTTCTCCATCGGCGTGATGAAGACCGACGGTTCGGGCGAGCGCATCCTGACCACCGGCTTCCACAACGAAGGCCCGACCTGGGCGCCGAACGGCCGTGTGCTGATGTTCTTCCGTCAGAGCGCGGGTGCCGGCGGTCCGCAGCTCTACTCGATCGATCTGACTGGCTACAACGAACAGCTCGTGAAGACCCCGGGCTACGCTTCCGACCCGGCCTGGTCGCCGCTTCTCGAATAG
- a CDS encoding glycosyl transferase: MMMGAELLKGIRPATTAGSREAYVTLVTNRDYAMGATALARSIRLTGSSADVVVLFTGGVEADALLALDRLGCRMVVVEHLPLSDGFNQRHARGNLHANAPFTKGRKPAFHSPLDNFCKLRLWQLIDYETCIFIDADAIVLRNVDRLFDYPEFSAAPNVYESLADFHRLNSGVFVARPSLATFEDMLRNLDQPDVFWRRTDQTFLESYFPDWHGLPVFMNMLQYVWFNLPDLWDWRQIGILHYQYEKPWEKDHPKAGALKPLIDLWHAYYTGHGIPEIASLSRPEQAAA, translated from the coding sequence ATGATGATGGGGGCTGAACTGCTGAAGGGCATACGGCCGGCCACGACGGCCGGTTCTCGTGAAGCCTATGTCACGCTGGTGACCAATCGCGACTACGCGATGGGCGCGACCGCACTTGCGCGTTCCATCCGCCTGACCGGCAGTTCCGCCGATGTCGTCGTGCTCTTCACCGGCGGTGTGGAGGCGGATGCGCTTCTGGCGCTCGACCGGCTCGGCTGCCGGATGGTCGTGGTCGAGCACCTGCCATTGTCCGATGGCTTCAACCAGCGGCATGCGCGCGGCAACCTGCATGCCAATGCACCTTTCACCAAGGGGCGCAAGCCGGCCTTTCACTCGCCGCTCGACAATTTCTGCAAGCTCCGGCTCTGGCAACTCATCGACTACGAGACCTGCATCTTCATCGATGCGGACGCGATTGTTCTGCGCAATGTCGATCGGCTGTTCGACTATCCGGAATTTTCCGCCGCGCCGAATGTCTATGAAAGCCTTGCCGATTTTCATCGGCTGAATTCCGGGGTGTTCGTCGCGCGCCCCTCGCTTGCCACCTTCGAGGACATGCTGCGCAATCTGGATCAGCCGGATGTCTTCTGGCGGCGCACGGACCAGACCTTTCTGGAGAGTTATTTTCCGGACTGGCATGGCCTGCCGGTGTTCATGAACATGCTGCAATATGTGTGGTTCAACCTGCCGGACCTCTGGGACTGGCGTCAGATCGGCATTCTGCACTACCAGTATGAAAAGCCGTGGGAGAAGGATCATCCCAAGGCGGGGGCACTGAAGCCGCTGATCGATCTCTGGCACGCTTATTACACGGGGCACGGCATCCCGGAAATCGCCTCGCTATCGAGGCCCGAGCAGGCGGCTGCATGA
- a CDS encoding Holliday junction branch migration DNA helicase RuvB, with amino-acid sequence MSEADRLISSEKRGEDIDTALRPQSLDEFTGQAEARANLKIFIEAAKNRGEALDHVLFVGPPGLGKTTLAQIMAKELGVNFRSTSGPVIAKAGDLAALLTNLEERDVLFIDEIHRLNPAVEEILYPAMEDFQLDLIIGEGPAARSVKIDLSKFTLVAATTRLGLLTTPLRDRFGIPVRLSFYTVEELEGIVRRGARLMGLGMTDEGAREIARRARGTPRIAGRLLRRVRDFAEVARAEAVTREIADEALTRLLVDNMGLDQLDKRYLNMIAMNFGGGPVGIETIAAGLSEPRDAIEDIIEPYMIQQGFIQRTPRGRVLTAIAWKHLGLQPPKDLEAAQFRLTLEED; translated from the coding sequence ATGAGTGAAGCCGACCGTCTCATTTCATCGGAAAAGCGTGGCGAGGATATCGACACCGCGCTGCGTCCGCAGTCGCTCGATGAATTCACCGGACAGGCCGAAGCACGCGCCAACCTGAAGATCTTCATCGAGGCCGCCAAGAACCGCGGCGAAGCGCTCGACCACGTATTGTTTGTCGGCCCACCCGGCCTCGGCAAGACAACCCTTGCCCAGATCATGGCAAAGGAACTCGGCGTCAACTTCCGCTCGACCTCCGGCCCCGTCATCGCCAAGGCCGGCGACCTTGCCGCCCTGCTGACCAATCTCGAAGAGCGCGACGTCCTCTTCATCGACGAAATTCACCGGCTGAACCCGGCGGTGGAGGAAATCCTCTATCCGGCCATGGAGGATTTCCAACTCGACCTCATCATCGGGGAAGGCCCCGCCGCCCGCTCGGTCAAGATCGACCTGTCGAAGTTCACCCTCGTCGCCGCGACCACCCGTCTCGGCCTGCTGACGACACCGCTGCGCGACCGTTTCGGCATTCCGGTCCGTCTCTCCTTTTATACCGTCGAGGAACTGGAAGGCATCGTGCGCCGCGGCGCTCGCCTGATGGGCCTCGGCATGACCGACGAAGGCGCCCGCGAAATCGCGAGGCGTGCCCGCGGCACACCCCGCATCGCCGGTCGCCTGCTGCGCCGCGTGCGTGACTTCGCCGAAGTGGCCCGCGCGGAAGCGGTCACCCGCGAGATCGCCGACGAGGCGCTGACCCGCCTGCTCGTCGACAATATGGGCCTCGACCAGCTCGACAAACGCTACCTGAACATGATCGCCATGAACTTCGGCGGCGGCCCGGTCGGCATCGAGACCATCGCCGCCGGACTTTCCGAACCCCGCGATGCGATCGAGGATATCATCGAGCCCTACATGATCCAGCAGGGCTTCATCCAGCGCACACCGCGCGGCCGCGTCCTGACGGCCATCGCCTGGAAACATCTCGGACTGCAGCCGCCGAAGGATCTGGAGGCCGCGCAGTTCCGCTTGACCCTCGAGGAGGATTGA
- a CDS encoding metallophosphoesterase yields MIARRGFLKLLGGLLMAGFGTSAYAVGIEPFARPRVTRYALTPRDWPQDLNLKIVALADFHACEPWMPAERIAAICDQANALEGDIVLLLGDYMTSMWFNSGYVEPARWAKALSRLKAPLGVHAILGNHDWLNDPVALAAGHGPTLAHKALGDVGIPVYDNLAVRMEKDGRPFWLAGLADQLQPGNPAPDGSGIIPGLDDLPATLAQIKGDEPAILMAHEPDIFVEVPGRIALTLSGHTHGGQLRLFGYSPLVPSRFGNRYAYGHIVEDDRHLIVSAGFGLSNLPIRLGAPPEIVVVELGGAGPPAA; encoded by the coding sequence ATGATCGCGCGGCGCGGGTTCCTCAAGCTTCTCGGCGGCCTCCTGATGGCAGGCTTCGGAACCAGCGCCTACGCGGTCGGCATCGAGCCCTTCGCCCGACCCCGCGTCACGCGATATGCCCTCACCCCTCGCGACTGGCCGCAGGATCTCAACCTGAAGATCGTCGCACTCGCGGATTTCCACGCCTGCGAACCATGGATGCCGGCCGAACGCATCGCCGCGATCTGCGATCAGGCGAACGCCCTTGAGGGCGACATCGTCCTCCTGCTCGGCGACTACATGACCAGCATGTGGTTCAACAGCGGCTACGTCGAACCGGCCAGATGGGCGAAAGCCCTGTCACGGCTCAAGGCGCCGCTTGGCGTCCATGCCATCCTCGGCAATCACGACTGGCTGAACGATCCGGTAGCGCTTGCCGCCGGTCACGGCCCGACGCTTGCGCACAAGGCGCTCGGTGATGTCGGCATCCCGGTCTACGACAATCTCGCCGTCCGGATGGAAAAGGACGGCCGCCCTTTCTGGCTCGCCGGCCTCGCCGATCAGCTCCAGCCCGGTAATCCGGCGCCCGACGGCTCCGGCATCATCCCGGGGCTCGATGACCTTCCGGCAACGCTCGCACAGATAAAGGGCGATGAACCCGCGATCCTCATGGCCCACGAGCCGGATATTTTCGTCGAGGTTCCCGGACGGATTGCGCTGACGCTCTCGGGACATACCCATGGCGGTCAGCTCAGGCTCTTCGGCTACTCGCCGCTGGTGCCCTCGCGCTTCGGCAACCGCTATGCCTATGGCCACATCGTCGAGGATGACCGCCATCTCATCGTTTCCGCCGGTTTCGGTCTCTCAAACCTGCCGATCCGGCTGGGCGCGCCGCCTGAAATCGTCGTGGTCGAACTCGGCGGAGCAGGCCCGCCGGCGGCATGA
- a CDS encoding tol-pal system protein YbgF, whose protein sequence is MKRLVMAALLATASLAGLNGTANALQLFPSLHKSQPAPAANSRQPVQLAQSGDPSIRVQQLEEEIRTLNGRIEEMSYQLLQMQEQMRKTQEDNEYRFQDLEKGGAKKSGALDKPVNTGASQQDSVAQIITQEPAAGGNSAASSPSLGQPEQTLGSIDLDSSGMPQTATINQDAVNKSSALPGVTAPSSTQSAAGGSEGDVYQVAYAHVLSGDYGMAENEFRDFITRYPKSNKIADANFWLGEALYSQGNFNEAAKTFLNAHQAYSTSPKAPEMLLKLGMSLAALDNTDTACATLREVSKRYPKASRAVVSKVASEQKRLGC, encoded by the coding sequence ATGAAGAGACTTGTCATGGCCGCATTGCTTGCGACGGCCTCGCTGGCAGGCCTGAACGGGACGGCAAACGCGTTGCAGCTGTTCCCGTCTTTGCACAAGAGCCAGCCGGCTCCGGCTGCCAACAGCCGCCAGCCCGTGCAGCTCGCGCAAAGCGGCGACCCGTCCATCCGGGTACAGCAGCTTGAAGAAGAGATCCGCACCCTCAACGGTCGCATCGAGGAAATGAGCTATCAGTTGCTGCAGATGCAGGAACAGATGCGCAAGACCCAGGAAGACAATGAGTATCGCTTCCAGGATCTGGAAAAGGGCGGCGCCAAGAAGAGCGGTGCGCTCGACAAGCCGGTGAACACCGGTGCGTCTCAGCAGGACTCCGTCGCCCAGATCATCACCCAGGAACCGGCAGCCGGCGGAAACTCCGCCGCCTCCTCCCCGTCGCTCGGCCAGCCCGAGCAGACGCTCGGCTCCATCGATCTCGATTCCAGCGGCATGCCGCAGACCGCGACGATCAATCAGGATGCCGTCAACAAGTCCTCGGCCTTGCCCGGCGTAACCGCGCCTTCGTCTACGCAGTCAGCGGCAGGCGGCTCGGAAGGCGATGTCTATCAGGTTGCCTACGCCCATGTTCTTTCGGGCGACTACGGCATGGCTGAAAACGAATTCCGCGACTTCATCACCCGCTACCCCAAGAGCAACAAGATCGCCGATGCCAATTTCTGGCTGGGCGAAGCGCTCTATTCGCAGGGCAACTTCAACGAGGCCGCCAAGACCTTCCTGAACGCCCATCAGGCCTACAGCACGTCGCCCAAGGCCCCTGAAATGCTGCTGAAGCTCGGCATGTCGCTGGCCGCGCTCGACAATACCGACACCGCCTGCGCCACCCTGCGCGAAGTGTCGAAGCGTTACCCGAAGGCCTCCCGCGCGGTGGTTTCGAAGGTGGCGAGCGAACAGAAGCGCCTCGGCTGCTGA
- a CDS encoding peptidoglycan-associated lipoprotein yields the protein MSRIHTPAKSRMQQLATNPAIVAIAMTLALAGCASKKNLPNSASELGLGAGGSATPGSTQDFTVNVGDRIFFDTDSTSIRADAQQTLDRQAQWLQRYPNYAITVEGHADERGTREYNLALGARRAAAARDYLASRGIPSNRMKTISYGKERPVAVCDDISCWSQNRRAVTVLGGAGL from the coding sequence ATGAGCCGCATTCACACCCCGGCGAAGAGCCGCATGCAGCAGCTGGCAACCAACCCCGCCATCGTCGCCATCGCGATGACCCTGGCGCTCGCCGGTTGCGCATCGAAGAAGAACCTCCCGAACAGCGCTTCCGAACTCGGCCTCGGCGCCGGCGGTTCCGCCACCCCGGGTTCGACGCAGGACTTCACCGTCAACGTCGGCGACCGCATCTTCTTCGACACCGACTCGACCTCGATTCGCGCCGATGCCCAGCAGACCCTCGACCGTCAGGCTCAGTGGCTGCAGCGCTACCCGAACTATGCCATCACGGTCGAAGGCCATGCCGACGAACGCGGCACCCGCGAATACAACCTGGCGCTCGGCGCACGCCGTGCAGCCGCTGCCCGCGACTACCTCGCTTCGCGCGGCATCCCGTCGAACCGCATGAAGACCATTTCCTACGGCAAGGAACGCCCGGTCGCCGTCTGCGACGACATCTCGTGCTGGTCTCAGAACCGCCGCGCCGTTACCGTTCTCGGTGGCGCAGGCCTCTGA